TGGATACGACAGAACTATCTCAGTCTTTCTTCATCGCAGGCGGGCTCAATGAGGATAATGTAGAAGAAGCAATTCAACACTTTACTCCCTTTGCAGTAGATGTATCAAGTGGTGTAGAGACAGACGGCCAAAAAGATCATGAAAAGATTAGAAGATTTATAGAGAGGGTTAAGCATGGCATATCAAGAACCAAATAAAGAAGGATTTTACGGAAAATTCGGTGGACGTTTTGTCCCAGAAACATTGATGACGGCAGTATTGGAGTTGGAAGAAGCTTATCGTGAAAGTCAGGCAGATCCAAGTTTCCAAGAAGAGTTAAACCAACTTTTGCGCCAATATGTAGGTCGTGAAACACCTCTTTACTACGCAAAAAACTTGACCCAGCATATCGGCGGAGCCAAGATTTACCTCAAACGTGAAGACCTCAACCATACAGGTGCACACAAGATTAACAATGCCTTGGGACAAGTTTTACTGGCTAAACGTATGGGCAAAAAGAAAATTATTGCTGAAACAGGTGCCGGTCAGCACGGTGTAGCAACTGCAACAGCTGCAGCCCTTTTTAACATGGAATGTACTATCTATATGGGTGAGGAAGATGTTAAACGCCAAGCCCTCAATGTCTTCCGTATGGAACTTTTGGGAGCCAAGGTGGAAGCTGTAACAGATGGTTCGCGCGTGCTCAAAGACGCGGTCAATGCAGCCCTTCGTTCATGGGTAGCCAACATCGATGATACCCACTATATCCTTGGTTCTGCCTTGGGACCTCATCCTTTTCCAGAAATTGTGCGTGATTTCCAAAGTGTTATCGGTCGAGAGGCTAAACAACAGTACCGTGACTTGACAGGGCAAGATTTGCCAGATGCCCTAGTAGCCTGTGTTGGTGGAGGTTCTAATGCTATCGGTCTTTTCCATCCATTTGTGGAAGATGAATCTGTAGCTATGTATGGAGCTGAAGCGGCAGGACTTGGTGTGGATACAGAGCATCACGCAGCTACCTTGACCAAGGGTCGCCCAGGAGTTCTTCACGGTTCTCTCATGGATGTTCTCCAAGATGCCCACGGACAAATCTTAGAAGCCTTCTCTATCTCAGCAGGTTTGGACTACCCAGGTATTGGTCCTGAACATTCTCACTACCACGATATCAAACGTGCGACCTATGTTCCTGTGACAGATGAGGAAGCCTTGGAAGGCTTCCAACTCTTGTCTCGTGTGGAAGGGATTATCCCAGCTTTGGAGTCTAGTCACGCTATCGCCTTTGCGGTGAAATTAGCCAAAGAACTTGGTCCAGACAAGTCTATGATTGTCTGTCTATCAGGTCGCGGGGACAAGGATGTAGTTCAAGTCAAGGACCGTTTGGAAGCAGACGCAGCAAAGAAGGGAGAAGCTCATGCCTAAGACACTAACAGAAAAACTGAACGCTATCAAGGCAACCGGAAAGGGAATTTTTGTTCCCTATATCATGGCTGGAGACCATGAAAAAGGATTAGATGGTCTCGCTGAAACAATTCACTTTTTAGAAGATTTGGGTGTGTCTGCTATTGAAGTGGGAGTTCCTTTCTCAGACCCAGTTGCAGATGGTCCAGTTATCGAAGAAGCAGGCTTGCGCAGTCTAGTTCGCGGAACCTCTACCCAGGCTCTGGTTGAAACTTTGAAGACTATTGAAACAGAAGTTCCACTTGTTATCATGACCTACTTTAACCCCCTCTTTCAGTACGGTATTGAGAAATTTGTCAAAGACCTTTCTGATACAGCGGTTAAGGGTTTGATTATTCCAGATCTCCCTCATGAACATGCTAATTTTGTAGAGCCCTTTTTAGCAAATACAGACATTGCTTTGATTCCACTTGTTAGCTTGACGACAGGAATTGAGCGTCAAAAAGAACTCATTGAGGGAGCTGAAGGTTTTGTTTATGCAGTTGCCATTAACGGGGTGACAGGGAAATCAGGCAATTATCGAGATGATTTGGACAAGCACTTGGCTCAACTGCGTCAAGTGGCTGACATTCCAGTATTGACAGGGTTTGGTGTATCTACACAGGATGATGTAGAACGATTTAATGCAGTATCAGACGGCGTCATCGTCGGTTCCAAGATTGTTAAGGCTCTACATGAAGGAAAAGTAGCAGAAATCGCTGACTTTATCCGAGAAGCAGTAGCTTACCCAGAATAATCATACAGCTAGCAAATAAGAGGAAAGGCACGAATGGGAGTCTTTCCTTGTTCTTTTGTAGGAGAAAAGCTAGAATGCCAGTTGTAGAAGCGAACTGTATCAAAATTAGTAATTCTGTCAGACTAAAGATAAGCGCACAAGAGGCTAGAAAGAGAAAATCCCCTGCACCTATGCGGATATCGATTAAGTGAGCCAAAATTCCCAGAATAAGAAAGAAAATCATAACTAGATTCCAACCATAGCAAACCATGAGAATTAGGTGAAAGGTCAGCCAGACTAGCAAAGGATATTCTTGATGTCGAAGGTCATAGATGCTCAAAGTCAAGCCAGCAGTGACTAGGATGACTTGACTCAGAGTTAGAAATCCCAAAGACCCAGCTAGAAAGACAAGTCCTAACCCCAACTCCAAAAGGGCATACCAGAAAGGATATCGAACCTTGCAATAGCGGCAGCGAAAGCGATTGAATATCTGGGACACAATTGGAATCAAATCCAGTGGTTTCAAGGGAGTCTGACAAGAATCACAGTGACTAGCAGGAAAGATAATAGACTGCTCAGGAAAGCGGTCAATGACAAGACCTAGAAAGGAAGCAAAAATAGCTCCAACAAGAAAAAAGTAAAGGTGAATCATACTTATTAATTCGGAAAAAATAAGAGAAAGAGTATAATAGTTGGATAA
The window above is part of the Streptococcus sp. Marseille-Q6470 genome. Proteins encoded here:
- the trpB gene encoding tryptophan synthase subunit beta, producing the protein MAYQEPNKEGFYGKFGGRFVPETLMTAVLELEEAYRESQADPSFQEELNQLLRQYVGRETPLYYAKNLTQHIGGAKIYLKREDLNHTGAHKINNALGQVLLAKRMGKKKIIAETGAGQHGVATATAAALFNMECTIYMGEEDVKRQALNVFRMELLGAKVEAVTDGSRVLKDAVNAALRSWVANIDDTHYILGSALGPHPFPEIVRDFQSVIGREAKQQYRDLTGQDLPDALVACVGGGSNAIGLFHPFVEDESVAMYGAEAAGLGVDTEHHAATLTKGRPGVLHGSLMDVLQDAHGQILEAFSISAGLDYPGIGPEHSHYHDIKRATYVPVTDEEALEGFQLLSRVEGIIPALESSHAIAFAVKLAKELGPDKSMIVCLSGRGDKDVVQVKDRLEADAAKKGEAHA
- the trpA gene encoding tryptophan synthase subunit alpha, which translates into the protein MPKTLTEKLNAIKATGKGIFVPYIMAGDHEKGLDGLAETIHFLEDLGVSAIEVGVPFSDPVADGPVIEEAGLRSLVRGTSTQALVETLKTIETEVPLVIMTYFNPLFQYGIEKFVKDLSDTAVKGLIIPDLPHEHANFVEPFLANTDIALIPLVSLTTGIERQKELIEGAEGFVYAVAINGVTGKSGNYRDDLDKHLAQLRQVADIPVLTGFGVSTQDDVERFNAVSDGVIVGSKIVKALHEGKVAEIADFIREAVAYPE
- a CDS encoding A24 family peptidase gives rise to the protein MIHLYFFLVGAIFASFLGLVIDRFPEQSIIFPASHCDSCQTPLKPLDLIPIVSQIFNRFRCRYCKVRYPFWYALLELGLGLVFLAGSLGFLTLSQVILVTAGLTLSIYDLRHQEYPLLVWLTFHLILMVCYGWNLVMIFFLILGILAHLIDIRIGAGDFLFLASCALIFSLTELLILIQFASTTGILAFLLQKNKERLPFVPFLLFASCMIILGKLLLLG